A region of the Egibacteraceae bacterium genome:
CGGCGCCCCCGGCGAGTACACCGACTTCGGCCCGCCGGACAGGATCACGCCGGCCGGCCGGCGGGCGGCGATCTCCTCGGCGGTGATCGTCGCGGGCACGATCTCGGAGTAGACGTTGCACTCGCGCACGCGGCGAGCGATGACCTGGGCGTACTGCGCGCCGAAGTCGACGACGAGGATGGTGTCGAAGTCCTGCCGCGGCTCGACGCCCGCGATCGTGCTGCTCATGAGGACAGCAGGGTAGCCCACCCCGACGGGACCGCCGCGCGGCCGCCCGCCGACGTGCGTGACGGTAGGGTGGACGGCACACGGGAGCCCGAAGGGCTGAGAGGGTGGCGAGCGTCACCGACCGTCATCACCGGCCGGGTAATGCCGGCGAAGGGAGCTGCAGCGCCGTGTCCACCGCCAGCCGCGTTCCCCGGATGCACGCAGCGGCCGATGTCGTCGTCGTGGGCGCGGGCGCGATCGGTCTCGCCATCGCGTGGCGGGCCGCGCAGGCGGGCCTCGCGGTCGCCGTCGTCGACGAGGAACCCGGTCGGGGCGCGTCGTGGGCCGCGGCGGGCATGCTCGCCCCCGTCACCGAGGTGCACTACGGCGAGGAGGCCCTGCTCGAGCTCAACCTCGCCTCGGCAGCCCGCTACCCCGACTTCGCCGCGGAGCTCACCGAGGCCAGCGGCGTCGACACCGGCTACCGGCGGTGCGGCACCCTCGTCGTCGCCCGTGACAGCGACGAGGCGGCCGACCTCGACGAGCTCCACCGCTTCCAGTGCAAGCTCGGCCTCGACGCGGTGCGGCTGCGCGGCCGGGAAGCCCGCGAGCTGGAACCGGGACTCGCGCCGGGCATACGCGGCGCCATCCTCGTCGAGGGCGACCACCAGGTCGACAACCGCGCCCTCGTCGAGGCGCTGCGCGTGGCGGTCGAGCGCGCCGGCGCGACCCTGCTGCCCAAGCGCGTGGCGGCGGTGCGCACGAGCGGCGAGCGTGTCACCGGCGTCGCCCTCGCCGACGGCACCCGCCTCGACGCCCCCGCGGTGGTGCTTGCCGCCGGCGTCGGCACCGCGGCGGTCGCCGGGCTGCCCGGCGACGCGGTCCCGCCGGTCCGCCCGGTCAAGGGGCAGCTCCTCCACCTGCGCCCACGCGGCGGGCACCCTCGGGTGGCCGACCGCACGAT
Encoded here:
- the thiO gene encoding glycine oxidase ThiO, translated to MSTASRVPRMHAAADVVVVGAGAIGLAIAWRAAQAGLAVAVVDEEPGRGASWAAAGMLAPVTEVHYGEEALLELNLASAARYPDFAAELTEASGVDTGYRRCGTLVVARDSDEAADLDELHRFQCKLGLDAVRLRGREARELEPGLAPGIRGAILVEGDHQVDNRALVEALRVAVERAGATLLPKRVAAVRTSGERVTGVALADGTRLDAPAVVLAAGVGTAAVAGLPGDAVPPVRPVKGQLLHLRPRGGHPRVADRTIRGLDVYVVTRADGRVVVGATVEEVGHDLTVTAGAVHDLLRDAWELLPGIAEYELAETVAGLRPGSPDNAPLLGPAGVEGLVVATGHYRNGILLTPVTADAITHLLTTGEAPALVAP